One region of Trichosurus vulpecula isolate mTriVul1 chromosome 1, mTriVul1.pri, whole genome shotgun sequence genomic DNA includes:
- the LOC118845824 gene encoding vomeronasal type-1 receptor 4-like — translation MLTSNVCITIFLLFQTTIGILANFFLLSLYILNFLPGHKLRPLNLILMQLTLANITILVSIGSPEILQAFEIRNFLDDVGCKMLFFLYRIAQGLSICFTCLLCSFQAITITPSDSTLSEFKARIPELVSTFCLFCWIFNILIEIPVPIFVIGPRSTINNTYKLNVIYCSMGMLIDIYFIMTTLRNVLCVGLMFWTSGYMVLILHRHHQQVQKIHSASFSSRTAPEVRATCTILLLMGIFVWFYLLHSITLISLTCLDPNRYWLTISAILSLCFPTFSPFVLLPRAPKHSCLL, via the coding sequence ATGCTTACTAGTAATGTCTGCATTACGATCTTTTTGCTCTTCCAGACTACAATTGGGATCCTGGCAAACTTCTTCCtactttctctttatattttgaatttccTACCTGGCCACAAATTAAGACCCCTGAACCTGATTCTGATGCAGCTAACCTTGGCCAACATCACTATACTGGTTAGCATAGGAAGCCCAGAAATACTGCAAGCTTTTGAGATAAGAAATTTCCTGGATGATGTTGGATGCAAAatgctatttttcctttatagaATTGCCCAGGGACTTTCAATTTGCTTCACCTGCCTTCTGTGTAGCTTCCAGGCCATCACCATCACTCCCAGTGACTCCACACTGTCAGAATTCAAAGCCAGAATTCCAGAACTGGTTTCTACCTTCTGTCTCTTCTGTTGGATCTTTAATATCTTGATAGAAATTCCTGTGCCAATATTTGTGATAGGACCAAGGAGCACTATCAACAATACATATAAACTTAATGTTATATATTGTTCAATGGGAATGCTTATTGATATTTACTTTATCATGACTACTCTGAGAAATGTGCTGTGTGTGGGACTCATGTTTTGGACCAGTGGCTACATGGTGCTTATCCTGCACAGACATCACCAGCAAGTCCAGAAGATCCATAGTGCCAGCTTCTCATCTAGAACGGCCCCTGAGGTCAGAGCCACCTGCACTATCCTACTGCTGATGGGCATTTTTGTCTGGTTTTACTTACTTCACTCCATCACTTTGATTTCTCTCACCTGTTTAGATCCTAACCGATACTGGTTGACCATCTCTGCCATTCTGTCTCTTTGCTTCCCAACTTTTAGCCCCTTTGTGTTGCTCCCCAGAGCCCCCAAGCACAGCTGCCttctctga